The sequence below is a genomic window from Longimicrobium sp..
GGCGGCGGAGCATCCGCGCGAGATGGACATGCTGCTTACCGCGGGCGAGCGCATCTCCATGGCGCTGCTGGCGATGGCCATCTGCCGCGAGGGGGTGGAGGCGCGCTCGCTCACCGGCAGCCAGGCCGCCATCATCACCGACCAGACGCACACGGCGGCGCGCATCGTAGAGGTGCGCGCCGAACGGGTGCGTGAGACGCTGGATGCCGGCGCGGTCGCCATCGTCGCCGGCTTCCAGGGGGTCAGCACGGCGCGCGAGATCACCACACTGGGCCGCGGCGGATCGGACACCACGGCCGTGGCGCTGGCGTGCGCGCTGGGGGCGGACCGGTGCGAGATCTACACCGACGTGGACGGCATCTTCACCTGCGATCCGCGGCGCGTGCCCGGCGCGCGGCGCATCCCCCGGATCTCGCATGCGGAGATGCTGGAGATGGCCACCGCCGGCGCGCAGGTGATGCACGCGCGCGCCGTGGACATGGGCGCGCGCTACGGCGTGGACATCCGCGTGCTGTCGTCGTTCGTCGACACGCCCGACGATGACGAGAGCTCGCGCGGAACGTTGATCACCAAGAACCCCACGGGCATGGAAGACCTGGTTCTCACCGGCATCGCGTCGTCGCGCGGGCACGCCAAGCTGATCATTCGCGGCCTGCCCGCAGGAATGCGCACGCCCACGGACCTTCTCGTGGCCCTGGCCGAGGCGGGCGTCAGCGTGGACATGATCACCGAGACCCCCGAGGTGGGCGGCGGGGTGGTGGTGCAGCTGACCATCCGTGAGGACGACGTGGTGCGGGCGCGCGAGATCGCGGAGCGGGTGGGGACGGCGCTGGGCGGGGTGGGCGCGATCGAGGCGCGGACGGGGCTGGCGCGCATCGCGCTCGTCGGCAGCGGCATGCACGGGCGGCCGGGCGTCTATGCGGCGGCGTTCCGGACGCTGCTTTCCGTCGGCGTGGAGGTGGAGGCGGTGTCGACGTCCTCCATCTCCATCACGCTGCTGGTTC
It includes:
- a CDS encoding aspartate kinase, with amino-acid sequence MALVVQKFGGSSVGSPERVRAVAARVARARRRGDDVVVAVSAMGDTTDDLIMLAGAVTGSDKVAAEHPREMDMLLTAGERISMALLAMAICREGVEARSLTGSQAAIITDQTHTAARIVEVRAERVRETLDAGAVAIVAGFQGVSTAREITTLGRGGSDTTAVALACALGADRCEIYTDVDGIFTCDPRRVPGARRIPRISHAEMLEMATAGAQVMHARAVDMGARYGVDIRVLSSFVDTPDDDESSRGTLITKNPTGMEDLVLTGIASSRGHAKLIIRGLPAGMRTPTDLLVALAEAGVSVDMITETPEVGGGVVVQLTIREDDVVRAREIAERVGTALGGVGAIEARTGLARIALVGSGMHGRPGVYAAAFRTLLSVGVEVEAVSTSSISITLLVPDDREDEALRALHAGFGLDRAVAGAV